The Oceanispirochaeta sp. genomic sequence GCCTCTATCCATTCTGCGCTTACCTTAAGAAATGTGTTAGGACCTTCAGCAAAGGTGATTTCCATTCCTGTACCAAAGGCAGCAGGAGCAGCAATACTTTCATAATCAGAAACATTGTCGTCCACATAGATTACGACATCCTCCCCGGAGAAGATGAGGAGCATTTCCCCTGTGAGAGTTATTCCTGTCTGGACATCATAATAGGGGTCAAAAGTGACTATATATCCGTCAGTTATGGTGGTGTAGGATAAACCGGAAGCTGATCCTCCCATATCAAGGATATTATAAGCATTTTCCAGAGCCTGAAATGTCAAGTTTGCCAGGAAACCTGTATCATAGCTGGCATTCGGTACTGAAACATCGTAGTTGGAATCTACTTCAGTACCGCTCCATGTACCGGTATAGATATCTGAGCTTCCCGGATCATCATCTACCATGACCCAGTTTCCTGATGCTGTCGCGACGGGACTGCTCCCCACCGGCTCAATAATTGTGCCTGTTCCACTTGGTCTGTCTGCTATTGTACTCGTCATTGACAGGGAGTTGTCGGAACGGCTCATGATAAAGGAACCTGATCCACTCTCCTCTCCCGCATAGGTTCCGTAGAAAGATGTCGCTGTCAGGGTCCCGTTCCAGACGCCCCAGGCATCTCCGCCGAAGGTTCCGGTAAATAACCTGATACTGCTTTTCTCACTATCTGTTGCTGATACTGCAGAAGCTGATCCGGTTGCAAGAACTGTTGTTTCATCCGCGGCATAGAGTTTGACTGTGCCGCTGAATCCGGCTGTTTCGGTATAGGTCCCGCTGAATACAAATTTTAATCCGTTCGAAGTATTTTTTGCAAAGATATCCAGGGCTCCTGTCGAGTAGTCGTACAGCCCGCCGACGATATAATCAGCACTCATATAGCGTATCTTTCCACTCACACTGACGGTTGAAGCCCTGGCTCCGGCAGCTATATCCCCAAATTGCAGATCCATAACCGCAGCCTCTCCGTTATCCAGAGCAACTGTTCCCATCAGGTTCTCAGGCGGTGGTATGGTATTTGCAAGTTCGTCATTTACAGGTTCGTCATCTACAGGTTCATCTGATGAAGAGCCGTCACTGCAGCTGGTGAATGCAAGTATCAAGGCAAGAAAGATCAGCATAAGGGAATTAAAAAATAATTTCATATACATCCTCGCTTCTTTGAAAAATATCAATTATTATACTATATTTAAACATATAAGTAAATGTTTGTTTTTTCTTAAGTCAGGAATAATTAACCCTGTTCTGCAATGGGAACTCCTATTGTTTTCTGTATTGCCCATGAGGTTATTAATATTCATTACACTTTGATGGAGGGCTTTTTGTGGACCAGCTGCAGCCGGATAAATATAATCTCAAGGAAATCAGATCAGTTATGCCTTTTCGATTCCTCGACAAAATCAGGATGGGTGATCTTCTGAATCTCTCCCAGGTACAGTACTATGAAGAAGGGGAGATCATCATATGCCAGGGGGATGTGAACCAATCTTTCTACAGCATACTTTCGGGTAGTGTCAAGGTGACAGCGAACAGGGGTTCTGATGGAGGAGAGAGTTATATCTGCACCATCGGCAAGGGAGAAATCTTCGGGGAAGCAGGAATGTTTCTGAAGGTACCCAGAACGGCCAATGTGATCTGCGCCTCACAGGCGGAAGTTGTTATGATCACCAGGCGGAACCTGCTGCAGTTTATAAAAATATTCCCCATGGAGGGGAATAAGGTTCTCATGATGATCATCTTCAGCCTCCTCAGAAAGCTGAAGGAGTCCAATCAGGAGTTGGCTTATGAAAGAAAGGATAATGCCTCACAGGATGATATCGATGCCCTTGTGAATGATATGCTCGGTTAATAGTCCGTAAATGAGGAAGAATAGAAGACCATACCGTCAATATCAAGAATCCCTCCTGCGACGCTATATTGTTTGTTCTCTCTTGTGACCAGACCGGAGAGGTACTCATAATAGACGGGATTGTCCTGATAATCCTGAATCGATTCGACAGGTAAATAGCTGCCTTCCGGAGCCACAGGCATAAAAACATCTTCTCCCAAGAGATCGGAATACTCAATATTGTCATAGTCATAATTAAAGACATGGGTTGTCACAATATACATTGAACCGTTTAGCGGATCAGCTTTGATAAAACCTTTGTGAGATTTATACAAACCGATGGATGGATACTGGGTATAAGATTCGTAGGTTGTATCGGTTATAATTAATACATCCGTACCATCGTATCTACCAGGTGAAAGATCCCAGACTCCCGCATAATCCTCATCTGTGGTGGGGCCGAGTTGATTGGAGCAGGAGAATATCAGGAATGTGGTGAGAAAAAGACATAAATTACGGTAAAAATGCTTCAAAAGGAACCTCCTGAAAAGGGGATGCATGCTTATTATACCATCATCCCTGGTTTCAGGTCCAATACCTCTGTCTATAAAATATTAAAAAACTCCGTCGGGCAGGAAGGATCAACTGGACCGACGGAGACAACCGGGAATCGAAACCGGAGGACTTTATTGTGCTCCCGAATTTCGTTCCTGGCAAGTCCTAATATTCCAAAAAGCAAAAGTCTTTCAACATTTACGGATGGACGATTCCTTTAAGATAATCATGATCGTTCATTTTCTTTAGAGTTTCCAGAAGCCCCTGCAAATTTGTCTTGTGGGTGAACATCTTTTCGAGTCCGAGTGCTTCATGGCGTTCCAGGATTCCAAAAGCTTTATTGAAGGCCGCAGGATGGTTGGCACTCATTCCCAGAATTCTTGCATGCTTGCTGCACACCAGTCTGGCCGGGTCAAAAGAGACCTCACGCCCCTGATTGACCATGTTGCCAACTTCAACAAAAGTACCCATACGCCGCATCATTTCCAGGCCGTCAACAAAGGTATCCACATTGTTGGAGCATTGGATGACAACGTCGGCTCCACCCGAGGTAAGATCTCTGACCTTGTCTATCCGCTCCTGCCGGCTGTACTGGTGATAATCGATGATATGATCGGAGGCGGCAATCTCTTTGGTCAGGCGTAAGCGAGTTTCCCGGCTACCGATCATGATGACCTGACGGGCCC encodes the following:
- a CDS encoding cyclic nucleotide-binding domain-containing protein; its protein translation is MDQLQPDKYNLKEIRSVMPFRFLDKIRMGDLLNLSQVQYYEEGEIIICQGDVNQSFYSILSGSVKVTANRGSDGGESYICTIGKGEIFGEAGMFLKVPRTANVICASQAEVVMITRRNLLQFIKIFPMEGNKVLMMIIFSLLRKLKESNQELAYERKDNASQDDIDALVNDMLG